A single Candidatus Neomarinimicrobiota bacterium DNA region contains:
- a CDS encoding HAD-IIIA family hydrolase: MKQYDTIFLDRDGTLNPDPGYINSIDQFEFYDFTMDALKQLGNAGHRFCIITNQSGIGRGIVDINRLGEIHDFILNEFYNNNLNLLGIYFCPDHPDNASDFRKPGIGMFKEAASDHSIELANSIMIGDAVSDIEAGINSRMDTMLVLTGRGEDTQKKLGSITPTFIVKDIMDGAQQILGELAQ; the protein is encoded by the coding sequence ATGAAACAATACGATACAATATTTTTAGACAGGGATGGCACTTTGAATCCTGATCCAGGATATATCAATTCAATAGACCAGTTTGAATTTTATGATTTTACCATGGATGCGCTGAAACAACTGGGTAACGCAGGCCATCGTTTTTGTATAATTACCAACCAATCGGGAATCGGCCGCGGCATTGTTGATATCAATCGATTGGGCGAAATTCATGATTTTATATTGAATGAGTTTTATAATAACAATTTGAATTTGCTAGGAATATATTTTTGTCCCGATCATCCAGATAATGCATCGGACTTTAGAAAACCAGGAATCGGTATGTTTAAGGAAGCGGCTTCAGATCATAGTATTGAATTGGCCAATTCAATAATGATTGGTGACGCTGTTTCCGATATAGAAGCGGGCATAAATTCAAGGATGGATACCATGCTAGTATTGACCGGCCGAGGTGAGGATACGCAAAAAAAACTTGGGTCAATTACACCCACATTTATTGTTAAAGATATCATGGATGGTGCTCAACAAATTTTGGGA
- a CDS encoding flippase-like domain-containing protein translates to MNKWLKLIISIAISSVGLYYAFDQVDFNELWFHLKSVNLLWLSIAIMLLIFSVAIRAERWQLLLEPIENIRFHPLFAATMVGYFGNAVLPFRLGELLRAYTIAARENVETSAAFGTVILERILDMLGLVCMILIFGWLYPFDEAGRNIMLAVVIFTLVGFGFVLALGRAKSHLIEQIEKWSVFEKPWAHRILTIINSLVDGLTSIRATKHVGQIVLHTIFMWVVYYSITYAVILAAGIHLSWIEVGVVLISTSLAVAIPAAPGAVGTYHAAAVYVLTTLFFVSRTESQAFAVLLHAVGFVPLIIIGAIYFLRSSVNIKDISGQHITE, encoded by the coding sequence GTGAATAAGTGGTTAAAATTAATCATTAGTATTGCCATCAGTTCTGTGGGACTTTATTATGCTTTTGACCAAGTAGATTTTAATGAATTGTGGTTTCACCTCAAATCTGTGAACCTGTTATGGTTATCCATAGCAATTATGTTATTGATATTTTCTGTGGCGATTCGCGCTGAAAGATGGCAGTTGCTTTTGGAACCAATTGAAAATATTCGATTTCATCCACTTTTCGCAGCCACTATGGTGGGCTATTTCGGGAATGCTGTTTTACCATTTAGATTAGGAGAACTGCTAAGGGCTTATACAATTGCAGCGAGGGAAAATGTAGAAACATCGGCTGCTTTTGGAACAGTAATCCTTGAGAGAATTTTAGATATGCTCGGGCTTGTTTGTATGATTTTAATTTTTGGATGGTTATATCCATTTGATGAAGCTGGCCGGAATATCATGTTAGCAGTAGTAATATTTACCCTAGTTGGTTTTGGTTTTGTCTTAGCCTTGGGACGTGCCAAATCCCATTTGATAGAACAAATTGAAAAATGGTCAGTTTTTGAAAAGCCATGGGCCCATCGTATTCTTACAATTATTAATAGTTTGGTGGATGGTTTAACCTCCATCCGTGCCACAAAGCACGTTGGGCAAATTGTGCTGCATACCATTTTTATGTGGGTGGTTTATTACAGCATTACCTATGCTGTAATCCTTGCGGCAGGAATTCATTTATCGTGGATTGAAGTGGGCGTTGTGTTGATTTCCACATCCTTGGCAGTTGCCATTCCAGCAGCCCCCGGTGCCGTGGGAACATATCATGCAGCAGCAGTTTATGTATTAACTACATTGTTTTTCGTAAGTAGGACAGAATCTCAAGCTTTCGCCGTACTTCTCCATGCGGTCGGGTTTGTACCTTTAATAATTATAGGGGCCATTTATTTTCTCCGCAGTTCAGTAAATATTAAAGACATTTCTGGTCAGCATATCACAGAATGA